The stretch of DNA atcgtGTGTTTTATTTTGGGCTATTGGGTATTGTCTCGTATTTGTATACAATAGCGAATCTGTGATTTTCATTGTTATACGAAGTGagattttttccaacaatcctaATAAAGGGAATAGTGGATTAGAGAATTACAACACCAAAATTCTCTCTCATTCGCTTTTAGACATTTATTTCTACTTAACAAATTTTCATGCAAAATAGAATGAGTCAAAGACTACTGCTGTTTTTATAAAACTGCattctaaaaattttaagaataattAGTAAAGTTTTCAACCTAGCACATCAATATAATGTCTTGTTAAGAAATTAACATTGCCAAGcatcaaattttaatttgtggGGCTTGTTGATAGACTTGATAATCTGAATGGCTTTAATAATTCAACTACTCCACCTACCCCTCAAATCATACAGTTGTTATATCGTTGACCATGGTTCAAAAACGACATCGTTATTAAAAAAACGGTAGCCGTCACATCTTAATGGAGTTCCGTAAATGAAATTactgttcatctcaaatgatatagCCTCACATTTAGTTTTATAATATCAactgaaactgtaattatatcataATGAAGCTGTGTTGTGTTGTatggaaactgcagtgtatataaaatgaaactgaatagtaacttcacatatttgaatgtatattgtccaataaaactgtagttatatcaattCAAAAAGATATTGgtgttgtgttgaaaaggaaactgcagtgtatatataaaataaaactgaatagcagtttcacatattttagtgtataatattgaatgatactttagttatatcgaaaaaaaactttagttgtgttaaaaggaaactgcagtgtatataaaaagaaattgaatataTTACACTAATATAGAACTACTCTACTCCTAAAGGCGCGAACAGCACAGACAGATCAAAACGATgccgttttgatgcatggactaCCATACATTGTGAAccgtggtccacagtaaaatttgcgtcAAATCATACGACCAATTCagcaattcttcatttatttgTTCAGATTTGGCGTCGACTTAAGACCTCATAGAATGACCATTATTTCTTCATCCACAGTTGACTGCAAGGTAGTGTGCTGTAATTGACCAATTCTCTAATAttcgcaaattataccatgcaccatGGCCcatattatattgtggaccttgttccaaaaaacattatattcaaattatgtatctaaaaTATTTGTCAGCAATAATAGATTATgtgcttataaataaattgaatgcaaattatttcaaagaaaaaaaattgaatgcacataatatgttaagtacaagtacataatatattaattacatgtACATTAGAGTGAGCGCGGAGCAATACAGATTGGAGCGAATTTGGAGTGAATCCGCATCCAATCCGCTAAAGTCTGGAGTTTGGCCAAGAATCCAATTCTATATGGCCATGGAAATTATTAGAGCTAATGTTGAAAGTTGCAAGGAATGAGAGGTCAGCAATCTGCTTAGGGATGGTGCCGTCTAGACCGATATTGAAGAGATTCAATTGGGTCACTCTTTGGTGCTTGGCATTGCAGATAACACCAATACAGTCACAATATGGAGTTTGATGAGACCAGTTGCGGGACAAGATGTCAAAGGGGTCCAATGTTATGGTGGCTTTGAATGCCACTGGAGCAGCCTCATCTGCCCCACCCTGAATTCCACAACCAAAACCACATACCTTTCCATTGAAACCAAGTGCTCTGTTAACAAGTTTATAATACATGCAAGCTAaaggaaatgtttttttttgaatgaattagTTGGAGTTGCAAGATTGACTCATATCTGAGGACCAAGGTTACGCCTAcattaataaattgaaaatgtCCAGGGGCTTAGTTCAATGATTCGAGGGACATCCTGAAAGTTTTATTTCAACAGTTGGGTGAGCGTGAGAAATCCAACGCTCAAAAAATGTGGAGTCACTAGGAGATTCAAAATCCAAGAAAATGTTCACAAGTGATGAAGACTCATTATATATGTGCAGAGGTGACTCGCGATTCACCTACTCCAAATTCTTGGGTAAAAATTTTTGAGACTTAAGATTAGTCTAACATAAGGTAGAAACCTaatgtataaataaaaaattgccaATACCGTTGACTTATGCATGAACATTCTGTTGCCAATTAAATGGTTAAGAAAATGAGagtttaaaatgtaaaaaacatGACCGCCATGTTGCGGTCTTTCACTCATGTAAGCAGACGTAGATTCAAATGGAAACCGAATCTCTCTCTGAAACGTCGTCCTTGCCGGCAGCGACCTATCGGTCACCAGAAGATCAAGACTTACTGAAACACAGTACCAAAAAAACAAAGCGAGGTTATACGCCATTGGCGGTGAAGAATGTTAcgtttcatatttattttaaatctcaTGCCAACAATTGATCAATTTGATGTTTTGGCCATTATTAGGACTACTTTATCTTTAGGAAACAAAATGTGTTAAAGATATCATGACTGGTTTGGTGATTCAACAAATGAGCTCCTGGAGTGATCTAAATACAAAACTGTGTTACAGATATcatcaaaaagaaaagaaaagcaaaagcaaaagcaaaagcaatAAAGAGTATAACTACATTTAATCATCAGACCTCTCAAATGTGCACACTAtgacaataattatatatacttatcaCAATCACAATAGGATAAAATAGGCCAATATTTAAACCTTAGAAATCCATAAAAGCAACCCTTTTACACCGCGGCACACAAGTCCTTTTATTGTACGATATCCAAGTAACAATTCAAAGCGTGCATactattttatttctaaatctATAGAGACATTTTGGTTGAACTTGTGCAATGCATGCTTGAGTCTTACTATGGTATCTTTCATGGTGATCCTCTCCTCTGGGAAATCAGCCGTGCATTCCAGAGCTAATCCCATGACCATTAGGAAACACTGCCCTATTTCTTCCCCACTTTCTTCTGTTGTTAATAAGTTGGGATCAACAATTTGCATTATTGTATCAGGTAATGAATCAGACACCCATCTCCTCATGGTGAAGTCTCCTTGGAACATCTCATCTGTGGGCTTCTTTCTCGTCAACACTTCCATTAGTATAATACCATAACTGTACACATCTCCCATGGTAGATACTATTCCTGTAGAACCATACTCTGCAATTGTGACAAAAGTATAAACAATTATTTCCAtcttaaattacaaattacaaatttatttagaGAGTGAGTTCACCTGGAGCCATGTATCCAACTGTGCCCATGGTTTTTGTCTGTTTAGTGGCCATATCTTTGTCTAGTAGCTTAGATATACCAAAGTCACCAACATGTGCAACCATGCTTTGATCTAAAAGAATGTTTCCAGGCTTCAAATCACAATGAACCACTGGAAAAGAATGGCCATGATGCAAGTATTCGAGGGCATTCGCAACATCCATCATTATTCCTAGCCTCTGATAGATGTCTAGGAAATAATTATGCGAATAGAGCCATTTGTCTAGGCTCCCATTGGGCATATACTCTAAAATCAGAGCTTTGAAGTCGAGGTTGGAGCAACTGGTTATTACTTTGACAAGATTTCTGTGTCGAATATTCCGTAGCACTTGACACTCTACTTCAAAGCTTCTGATTGAATCTTGCACGCCCAAATTGAAGACCTTTATAGCAGCAACCAGCCCAGCAGCAAAATTTCCCTTGAACACTGAGCTAAAACTCCCCCTGCCTATCAAGTTGCTCTCATCAAAGTCTTCCGTAGCACGAATAATTTCATAGTATGAAATCCTCTTGAGTGCAACATCAAGTGAATCTTCAGCTCGAGGTTCCCTTCGTTTATTTCTCTTCCAGAACGTAAGCAACCAAACCAGTAGAATAGCAACAACAACCACTGATACAAGAGATGGCAAAACATACTTAAAAAATATGGCAATGTTTCTCGGTTTTCCTTTACCTTCTTTGCATTCCATGACATGGAATCGAGATGCTCCACATAGTTCCTCGTTACCCATGAATGATTCCATGCTAAAATTTGCAAAAGGTCCACCATTTGGAATTTTACCACTTAGATCATTGAAAGACAGGTTTAGATACACTAGATCTTTGAGCTTCTCCATCGACTTTGGAATACCACCAGAGAGGCTGTTATTAGATAAATCTAATGCTTGCAAGCTTATCAGACTATCAAATGACTGAGGAATAGGACCATGAAGCCTATTTGATGATAGAGATAAATTAAGCAAATTCTGAAGTTGCCCAATCGTGTCGGGAATTTCTCCAGAAAATTGGTTGCCTGACAGATTGAGGTATACCATGTTGTGCATATTTCCAATTTCAGAAGACAAGGTACCATTGAGTAAATTGGAGGACAAGTCCAGCTCCAAAACATCCTTGTTATTCCAGAAGCCAAGCGGTACAGTAGATGTAAATAAATTGGAAcctaaatatatttttctgaAAGAAGATATATTTCCAAAACAGCTTGGTATGCTCCCTGAGAGCTTATTGTCTCCGAGATTCAATTCAGATAAGTCCTTCAAATAACATAAGGTGTTTGGTATTGATCcctcaattttattattatctaGGGATAAACCCTGTAACCTCAACAAACCTTGTCCTAATGTTTCAGGAAATGAACCTGATAGCATATTGTCGCTCAAATCCAAAGAAATTAAGTTGATAAAGCTACTAATCCCACTTGGAATGCTGCCTTTCAAGTGATACTCACTAGCATCTAAGGATTCAAAAGACACAGATTTATTGCCGCCTATATCTATCAAGCTAGGTAGAACTGTGTTGAATGGATTGCCACTTAAACCAACCATTTTCAAATTCTTGCATTTTGACAGGGAAGTGAGTAGGCTTAGCTCATTAGCCGATGGCTCATTTGTGATTTGGTTGTATTGTATGTTAAAGTATTCAAGTTGTTGTAAATTCTCAAACACCAACGGTACATGGCCGCTAAACATGTTTTCCCCGAGCTCAAGGTCTATGAGTTGGGTGGCATTTGATATAGAGCTAGGAATGGTCCCAGTGAATTGGTTTTGGTTAAGAATAAGGACTACAAGACTTGGGGACATCCAATGTCTTAGACCTGGTTCAAGATTGCCAGAAAGGCTATTTGATGCCAACTCAATCTTTTGTAATGTGGAGATGTTGAAAATGGTGAATGGTATTTTGCCACTAAAAGTATTATGGCGAAGTGATAATCCTTCAAGTCTTGAAAGCTTTCCTAGCTCCGGAGGAACATTACCTTGCAAATTGTTGTCCGCAACAACAAAATATTCCAAAGTAGATATATTGCCAACTGATGGGGGTATCGTACCAGTCAAGCTGTTTTTCAAAACTATTAAAGTTCGAAAGATAGACATCTTCCCAATTTCGTTTGGCAAATTTCCtgtaaatattttgaattattaaataaatataagttaatagtataaattagtgggaaaaatgcaaaataatctTTTGAACAAAATAAATGCAATATATTATCTACTAAACCAAAAAGTTactatttttagaattttaaatttcaacatTTTGGTCATAGTTTGCTTCAAGTAATGTTACCTACCTCTCTTttacttatgtatttatttttaaattaattatatatatgatcagCACAATTCATAAATATCCAATGAATGAATGCACATTAGGATGGGAAATTGAAGAAGGATAAGAAGTATTTTCATgctatttatcaaacactaaTAGCATCAGATGAAATCAATTAGCCAAAAGGCCTATCTTCCATTTACAAACTAACTATAATTTCTCcctaaattataatatcatgggaaaattataatttatgcctCTAAAAAATACGTCAATTATCAATATTActccctgaattattagtggtgtaaatgttacaTCTCAATTTTCGCAATATAACATATACTGCACCACCCCTAATATGAAGAAGGAGCAACAATGTTGTTAGCGGAAGGAGaataaatgaagaaagaaaaatggaggaaaaaaacATGGTCTTTGAACAGGGAAAATGTCGAGTAACCACATTAATAATTCAGGGGAGGGGAAATATATGTCaccttttaaaaattgagaggcAATATTACACTGCTAATAATTCATGGGTgtcattgataattgacatatttgcaTAAATTACCATTTTCCCtaatatcattttaaatataagtcTAATAAtctattcattttaatttttaacccCCTAAACATAGAGTGTGTTTAATTTGAGAGAGCGATTAGAGTACATATACTTCAACTATTCAAGTACTCCATCATTAATTCCAATCGCTCCCTAGCTCAGCAATTGTTAGGAAATATTTCAATTGGTGTGCTTCACCgccggttgttatgccatggacctgggtccaccttgcaacgtggacccgggtctatattcacaattttgtaattttatgttcataatttcataactctatattcacaattttataatttcatgtacacagttttataatttcatgttcacaatttcataattttatgttcacaatttcataactctatgtttaacagtatcaaaactctatgttcaatagtataacacaatttttgaatctatataacaaaattgtaaatatagagtttaaaagttgtgaatattgagtagtgtaattttatatattgagatttaaaattgtggaCGAGTTCTAaacttgtgaatatagagttctaaatttgtaaacatagatccgggtccacagcataatttgtcGCTTCAAGGTAAGAATTCCTTTAGAAATTACAACTAGATGCCAAATTAAAGggtaaattattttatgaaattacatatataaagcACGTACAGTTCCAAGAAATTTTAGGAATTGATCGAAGTTACCTGTCAAGTTCATCCCTACAAGATAAAGCTCCTGAAGAGATGACATGTTGCATATTTGAGTAGGGAATCTTCCGGAGAGTTGATTGTTAGACATAGAAAGCACTTGAAGTCTCCTGCAACTGGATAGAGCTTCAGGCATTTCTCCATTAATTTGGTTTTTGGAAATATCCAGATACTCCAATTTCGGAATTTGATAACAAAAGTCATTTGGAAGAGTTCCAGAGATTTCATTCCTCGCAATGTCGAGTACTACTAAAgatgaaatattgaaaattgTCCGAGGCAAATCTCCTGTAGACAATATTATAAGGACACCATATAAGTAATGCCACAAAATTTAGACCAAAAACAACAGAATGACTGAAAACCTAACCTGTCAAATTGTTACCATATAGCAGTAACCACTCAAGCTTGGAAAAGTTGCCAATTTCAGGTGGTATGCTTCCATGAAATTCATTCtctactaaatttaaaaatcttagTTCCGTACATTTGTGTAGACTTGATGGAATCTCACCACTCAATCGATTTGCTCTAAGAAACAAGCTTTGTAGCTGCCTGCAGTTATCACAAATGCTCTCTGGGAGCGTCCCCGAGAGAACATTATTTCTCAAGTCTACAAACCGCAAGGAAGAAATGTTGTATATAGTTGCGGGGATATTTCCAGTGAGATGGTTGTAGGACAGATCCAAACTCTGGAGTTTGGTCAAGAATCCAATGCTTTCTGGGATATGGCCATGGAAACTATTAGTGCTgatgttgaaagttgaaaggaATGAGAGGCCACCAATCTCCTCAGGAATGGTGCCGTTGAGACCCATATTGATGAGATTCAATTGGGTCACTCTTTGGTGCCTACCGCTACAAGTAACACCAATCCAATCACAATGTGGAGTGTGATGAGACCAATTGTTGGACAAGATGTCAAAAGGGTCGAATGTAATTGCTGCTTTCAATGACAATAGAGCAGCCTTATCATTTGATGAGCTAATTGTATTTGATGCCCCGGAGGCCATAGCCATGCAAAGGGCAATGAACAAAACCAGACACCGAGCCATTGAGACCATGTGCGCTAGCTGTGAAGATGctcatagtatatatatatatatatatgcaaactAAGGAATTTTTTAGTGAATTAACTGGGAGTTGCAAGATTCACTCAGGTATGAAGTGTCAGCAAAGTCAAGCTGTGGAGCATGGAGCAGCGAATTTTGACAAGCCACaattgttgaaatttgaaagtGAAATCTCGCAGCCACAATTGTTGAAAGGGAAAattattgtttggtccctaaGTTTTGGGTTAGTTATAGAATGACCCTAAATCCTTCGACTATAAATACGGAGGTCATTTTCATTTGCATTCATCCCTGATCATTCCAATCTTCCTCCTGCACTAGAGTTATTAAAGAGTATATATATTCAGTGTATTTTCTCCTTTCTATCAGGAGAGAATTTAtcattgttttctccttgttaaaTAGAGAGAAGTTGTAACTACTGtgacaaattattatgtagacccgagtccaccttgcaaggtggacttaagtccaaaaatacacaatttatataatgttcACTAGCTGTTAGCCATCTCAACTATACTAGAGCTTATCtttaatactagttttataggcacattgcgcgaatgagttaatgcccaatgtttatatttaaataaatatttgaaagtatatcaatgaaagattatataggataagtttatacatgggtaattgaatgtaaagattatataggataagtttatacatgggtaattgaatgtcgaatttttttatttaaatatctaactcaaagtatatgaatccaaaataatatagaaaattcattataattattactaaaataaatgtttgcaaccttgtaaaatcgatagtctaaatatttggtctaaaaatgatagtctaaataaatactacttttaatttgaatttttctaagtgttcttaattctcttttgagtaacattgtcattgtcttcatctttactatttgttctcttcctttttgttggtagtgtgttatttgtaaTTCGGATATTATtgatagcatagatgacaacgtcatgcaatgagattatgatataggagctatggacttttctttaggtgttctgcttgggattcatttggttcaaccattattgttgaatgagttattgtggataaagaaattcctaatttaagaaaaacgattaaataaattaataaaaatttgaaaatttaaaatattatgtattccaatgatattaaaaggtagtttttcgcttcaatttgctgggtaataggttatttgagtactttcattgtcaacaaatcccccaagtaattaatatgattggtttcaaactattcttttttatttttttcatggtattaaagaaatacatatgtatcattttttgtgtaactaatttatttaattcaataagagtaaaatagagtgattcccttcaatttgttgggttattatttgagtactctctttgtcaaccaattcccaagtagttaatatattagcttcaaacttttttaaatttttttcatagtattaataaaatacttggtaaataaatatataacatatttgtatataactttgatatttaattacaagatattgtaaaaataagataatggacaatgtaatgaatatcaattgataaatttgaatgtaaagaatctttgcatgagagaaaataaagacaatataactaatgaaattatttctcttatttaatttaatttttttgataatgaataattttttcaaataaaggtattgtagacacataattctaaattaaagaaatacatatgtatcattttttgttgtagctactaatttatttaatttaataagtgtaaaatagagtgagaaacttaattatgtcaaatttgattgagatgaggttcgaacctaagatctttcttatagaaattaatggtaagttaaaagttaacggaatattaacggagaagagaatatttaacggaaaacttaacggataatcataaaagtaaggttaaattaggtaatctctattaataatattaatttgaattatcttaaccatctatttgattaaataattcatctgaaccatccatttgattaaataatttgaccgccattttttctacccattttaggtctaactctctttggctcttattagtatagtagatattccATTTTAGTGGTATTATGAAATAGTCACTTCACTTAATCATgagattacaaaaaaaaaaaaaaaaaatagcaccACATACTGTCCTTCATTAACAGTGAAAACATGAGCAACATTATTTCAAAACATGCAAACTAGTTTATTACTAAACTTATAGAGACATTTTGGTTGAACTTTTGTTGTGTATGCTTGAGTCTTACTATCACATCTTCCATGCTGATTCTCTCCTCTGGAAAATCAGCTGTGCATTCCAGAGCTAATCCCATCATCATCAAGAAGCACTCCTCTATTTCTTGGCAGCTTTGTTCTTCTGTTAGtaaattggaatcaacaatatGCATTATTGCATCAGGTAATGAATCAGACACCCATTTCCTCATCGTGAAGTCTCCTTGGAACATCTCATCTGTGGGCTTCTTTCTTGTGAAAACTTCCATTAGTAGAATCCCAAAACTGTATACATCTCCCATGGTCGATATAATTCCTGCAGAACCATACTCTGCAATTGTGCAAAAAATATGAACATACAATTACTTCCATATATCCTAAACTTCcaactacaaattaaattagaggAATAGAGGGTGAGTTCACCTGGAGCCATGTATCCAATTGTGCCAATGGTCTTTGTCTGTTTAGTGAGGTTGTTTTTATCCAGCAACTTAGCTATACCAAAGTCACCAACATGTGCAACCATGTTTTCATCTAAAAGAATGTTGCTAGGCTTCAAATCACAATGAACCACTGAAAAGGAATGACCTTGATGCAAATACTCGACAGCATTCGCAACGTCCAACATTATTCCAAATCTTTGAAAGAAATCTAGGAAGTAATTATGTGAATAGAGCCATTTGTCCAAGCTCCAGTTGGGCATGTACTCCAAAATCAAAGCTCTAAAGTCAAGGTTGGAACAACTGCTTATTACTTTGACAAGATTTCTATGTCGGATATTCCTTAGCACCTCGCACTCTGCATCAAAGCTCCTGATTGAATCTTGCACATCCAAATTGAAGACTTTTATAGCAACAACCTCCCCAGCATCCAAAATGCCCTTATACACTTTGCCAAAACTCCCCTTGCCAATCAAGTTGCTCTCATCAAAGTCGTCTGTAGCACGAAGAATTTCATAGTATGAAATCCTCTTGAGGGTAACACCAACTAAAGTTTTAGCCTCAGGCCCCCTTTGTGTGTTTCTCTTCCGTAATGTAACCAACAAAACTAGTAGAAtggcaacaacaacaacaacaacgacgACAGATACAAGAGATGGCAAAACATACTTGTGAAATATGGAAGTGTTTCTCGAtttttctttatcttctttgCATTCCATGACATGGAACCGAGAAGCCCCACATAATTCCTTGTTGCCCATGAATGATTCCCTGCTAAATTTGGCAAACGGTCCATCATCTGGAATTTTACCACTAAGTTCATTGAAAGACATATTCAAGTACACGAGATCTTTGAGCTTCTCCATCGACTTTGGAATACCACCCGAGAGGCTGTTGTTAGATAAATCCAACTGTTGCAAGCTTATCAGACCACCAAATGATTGAGGAATAGGACCACGAAGCCTATTTGATGATAGAGAAAGAGTAATCAAATTCTGAAGGTTGCCAATGGCGTCGGGAATTTCTCCTGAAAATTTGTTGCCTGACAAATGTAATGTCACAATGCTGTGCAAACTACCAATTTCAGGAGACAGGGGAGCACTAAGAGAATTGTAGGACAAGTCTAGCTCCAAGACATCCTTGTTGTTCCAGAACCCAAGTGGTATTGCAGATGTAAATAAATTGTAAcctaaatatatttttctcaaagAAGATACATTACCTAAACAGCTTGGAATTTCCCCCGAGAACTCATTCATTTCAAGATCCATTTCAGATAAGTCATTCAAATAACACAAAGTTTTTGGTATTGAACCCTCAAGTCCATTATTACCAAGCTTTAAACCTTGTAACCTCTGCATACGTCCCAATGTTTTAGGAAAAGAACCTAGGAGCAAGTTGTTATTACCCAAATCCAAATCATACAAGTTACTAAAGTTGCTGATTCCACTTGGAATCCTGCCTTTAAATTGACAATAATTGCCATACAAGATTTTCAGTGGCAAAGATGTAGCATTGCCTACGTCTAACAAGTTGGGAAGAACTGTGTTGAATGGATTACCAGACAAAACAATTGTATGCAAATCCTTGCATTTCAACAATGAAGTGAGTAGGCTAAGATCATTGGCTGATGGATCATTTGTGATTTGGTTGTTTTGTATGGCAAAATATTGAAGTTGGTGTAAATTTTCAATCTCCAAAGGTACATGGCCACTAAATATGTTCTGCCCAAGATCAAGGCGGACGAGTTGGGAGGCATTTGATATAGAGCTTGGAATGCTTCCCGTGAATAGGTTAAATTGGATATAAATTGCTATGAGACTTGGGGACATCCAATTTCTTAGGCTTTGGTGAAGATTACCAGAAAGTTTATTGAATGACATCTCAACAAATTGTAATCCAGAGATATTGTTGAAAATTGAGGATGGTATATTGCCACTAAAATTATTTCCTCGAAGTGACAATTGTTGAAGACTTGAAAGCTTTCCAAACTCTAGGGGAATATTACCATCCAATTTGTTGTCTGCAACAATAAACATCTCCAAAGCTGAAAGATTTCCAATTGAAGGAGGTATCATACCTGTCAAGCGGTTATCAAAAAGTTTCAAATCTTGAAGCATTGCCAACTTCCCAATTTCATTTGGTAGGTTTCCTGTACAATTATGTAAATCTTTATAAGTCAATCTTAAGTAATTGTTGTGTGAGACTGACTTATGAGTAATAAACTAATACATTTAAAGACTGCTTATTATTTTTCgggaaaaattaataaacatgttatattgttatttatCCTAGGAACATAAAAGTTattgaaacattttatttatttattcttttttagattttttaatataaattttaaatatacccTCGACAAGTGGAAACACAAATTTATTTTAACCAATAATCGTAAATATAGCATCTTGCCACTACTACAAACCAGCTTTGGTAGACCTAACAATTTGTGTATATGGGTTCGTTAATGGGTAAACACGATAAAGATAGGATTATAGGAACACAATAAGACAGAATGGATATTTTTATTTGACTGTATCTTCTTTGAGtagccaaacactgaaaaatgcaaaaaatgaCTAACAAAATTGAATcatgctccatccaactaaaagcctaagttgatcatgtgctccatccaactaaaagcctaagctaatagttggactgcacatttatgtttata from Ipomoea triloba cultivar NCNSP0323 chromosome 7, ASM357664v1 encodes:
- the LOC116025501 gene encoding LRR receptor-like serine/threonine-protein kinase EFR codes for the protein MARCLVLFIALCMAMASGASNTISSSNDKAALLSLKAAITFDPFDILSNNWSHHTPHCDWIGVTCSGRHQRVTQLNLINMGLNGTIPEEIGGLSFLSTFNISTNSFHGHIPESIGFLTKLQSLDLSYNHLTGNIPATIYNISSLRFVDLRNNVLSGTLPESICDNCRQLQSLFLRANRLSGEIPSSLHKCTELRFLNLVENEFHGSIPPEIGNFSKLEWLLLYGNNLTGDLPRTIFNISSLVVLDIARNEISGTLPNDFCYQIPKLEYLDISKNQINGEMPEALSSCRRLQVLSMSNNQLSGRFPTQICNMSSLQELYLVGMNLTGNLPNEIGKMSIFRTLIVLKNSLTGTIPPSVGNISTLEYFVVADNNLQGNVPPELGKLSRLEGLSLRHNTFSGKIPFTIFNISTLQKIELASNSLSGNLEPGLRHWMSPSLVVLILNQNQFTGTIPSSISNATQLIDLELGENMFSGHVPLVFENLQQLEYFNIQYNQITNEPSANELSLLTSLSKCKNLKMVGLSGNPFNTVLPSLIDIGGNKSVSFESLDASEYHLKGSIPSGISSFINLISLDLSDNMLSGSFPETLGQGLLRLQGLSLDNNKIEGSIPNTLCYLKDLSELNLGDNKLSGSIPSCFGNISSFRKIYLGSNLFTSTVPLGFWNNKDVLELDLSSNLLNGTLSSEIGNMHNMVYLNLSGNQFSGEIPDTIGQLQNLLNLSLSSNRLHGPIPQSFDSLISLQALDLSNNSLSGGIPKSMEKLKDLVYLNLSFNDLSGKIPNGGPFANFSMESFMGNEELCGASRFHVMECKEGKGKPRNIAIFFKYVLPSLVSVVVVAILLVWLLTFWKRNKRREPRAEDSLDVALKRISYYEIIRATEDFDESNLIGRGSFSSVFKGNFAAGLVAAIKVFNLGVQDSIRSFEVECQVLRNIRHRNLVKVITSCSNLDFKALILEYMPNGSLDKWLYSHNYFLDIYQRLGIMMDVANALEYLHHGHSFPVVHCDLKPGNILLDQSMVAHVGDFGISKLLDKDMATKQTKTMGTVGYMAPEYGSTGIVSTMGDVYSYGIILMEVLTRKKPTDEMFQGDFTMRRWVSDSLPDTIMQIVDPNLLTTEESGEEIGQCFLMVMGLALECTADFPEERITMKDTIGGADEAAPVAFKATITLDPFDILSRNWSHQTPYCDCIGVICNAKHQRVTQLNLFNIGLDGTIPKQIADLSFLATFNISSNNFHGHIELDSWPNSRL
- the LOC116025502 gene encoding LRR receptor-like serine/threonine-protein kinase GSO2 yields the protein MERCLVLVALMLSLCMATQPVASNSSADDKAALLALKATITSDPFGVLSNWSHQTPYCDWIGVTCNDKHQRVTQLNLFDMGLIGTIPKEIAHLSFLSTFNISANSFHGHIPDTIGFLTKLQTLDLSYNSLTGNIPATLYNVSSLRLVDLGNNHFSGTLPGAFCDNFSLLQALSLSRNGLSGQIPSSLHKCMELRILDLSDNEFHGSIPPQIGNFSKLHFANEISGLLPNDPCYSLPKLEVLRVAINQIHGEIPPGLPSCRRLTVLSLSANHLSGRIPSGIYNMSSLEALHLAKMELLGNLPNEIGKLAMLQDLKLFDNRLTGMIPPSIGNLSALEMFIVADNKLDGNIPLEFGKLSSLQQLSLRGNNFSGNIPSSIFNNISGLQFVEMSFNKLSGNLHQSLRNWMSPSLIAIYIQFNLFTGSIPSSISNASQLVRLDLGQNIFSGHVPLEIENLHQLQYFAIQNNQITNDPSANDLSLLTSLLKCKDLHTIVLSGNPFNTVLPNLLDVGNATSLPLKILYGNYCQFKGRIPSGISNFSNLYDLDLGNNNLLLGSFPKTLGRMQRLQGLKLGNNGLEGSIPKTLCYLNDLSEMDLEMNEFSGEIPSCLGNVSSLRKIYLGYNLFTSAIPLGFWNNKDVLELDLSYNSLSAPLSPEIGSLHSIVTLHLSGNKFSGEIPDAIGNLQNLITLSLSSNRLRGPIPQSFGGLISLQQLDLSNNSLSGGIPKSMEKLKDLVYLNMSFNELSGKIPDDGPFAKFSRESFMGNKELCGASRFHVMECKEDKEKSRNTSIFHKYVLPSLVSVVVVVVVVAILLVLLVTLRKRNTQRGPEAKTLVGVTLKRISYYEILRATDDFDESNLIGKGSFGKVYKGILDAGEVVAIKVFNLDVQDSIRSFDAECEVLRNIRHRNLVKVISSCSNLDFRALILEYMPNWSLDKWLYSHNYFLDFFQRFGIMLDVANAVEYLHQGHSFSVVHCDLKPSNILLDENMVAHVGDFGIAKLLDKNNLTKQTKTIGTIGYMAPEYGSAGIISTMGDVYSFGILLMEVFTRKKPTDEMFQGDFTMRKWVSDSLPDAIMHIVDSNLLTEEQSCQEIEECFLMMMGLALECTADFPEERISMEDVIVRLKHTQQKFNQNVSISLVIN